A region from the Musa acuminata AAA Group cultivar baxijiao chromosome BXJ1-10, Cavendish_Baxijiao_AAA, whole genome shotgun sequence genome encodes:
- the LOC103969167 gene encoding uncharacterized protein LOC103969167 isoform X8 produces MVAWSGHTTSESPKGKMQKQIKTARNQKEIGSSNKQKEGSSKQKRKYDARDKAARNTKTKEDEGREQRINVKYGKEAIGGNSIRQGTPENHNIAEKEIIGAFGVNSTKRDCLRRSPRNADKKHEMEMYIIEWSRCQYTESCGSGKLNMMDKVNTGASNMKVLEQLCSEQSRQMDRVHIKEKLPGKASKEISGDEAAGTVIVKKYTLRKRKQKDAQLEVKKNFISEMSKDKGKKNHESGLQDYVDKGANRDLVPKRIRQNDFQELNHKNVAEQTMEMFSNEVAGNRAMEQGEARKNIAMKMVRIAASTCKNMKPSDFEEQKRGNATQPKKIESLKSDHQAKFSAPESAVDISARKTKVMRSLGLIPPSGSPFHRNRILEVAHLKT; encoded by the exons GACATACAACATCTGAATCACCTAAAGGCAAAATGCAAAAGCAAATCAAGACTGCAAGGAACCAGAAAGAA ATAGGTTCTTCGAATAAACAAAAAGAAGGAAGCTCAAAGCAAAAGAGAAAATATGATGCAAGAGATAAAGCTGCAAGGAATACAAAAACTAAAGAAGATGAAGGAAGAGAACAAAGGATAAATGTTAAGTATGGGAAAGAAGCTATAGGAGGCAATAGCATACGACAAGGTACACCTGAAAACCATAATATTGCAGAGAAAGAAATAATTGGGGCTTTTGGAGTCAATAGCACAAAAAGAGATTGTTTAAGGCGATCACCACGCAATGCCGATAAGAAGCATGAAATGGAAATGTATATAATAGAATGGTCCAGGTGCCAATATACAGAGTCTTGTGGATCAGGAAAGTTAAACATGATGGATAAAGTGAACACTGGAGCTTCTAACATGAAAGTTTTGGAGCAACTTTGCTCAGAGCAATCGAGACAAATGGATAGGGTACATATAAAAGAAAAGCTTCCAGGTAAAGCTTCAAAAGAAATTTCTGGGGATGAAGCTGCTGGAACTGTAATTGTCAAGAAATATACCCTAAGAAAACGAAAGCAAAAGGATGCCCAGCTAGAggttaaaaaaaattttattagtGAAATGTCAAAAGACAAAGGCAAAAAAAATCATGAGTCAGGACTCCAAGATTATGTAGACAAAGGAGCTAATAGGGATCTTGTACCTAAAAGAATTAGGCAAAATGATTTTCAAGAACTAAATCATAAAAATGTTGCAGAACAGACCATGGAAATGTTTAGCAATGAGGTAGCTGGAAACAGAGCCATGGAGCAGGGTGAAGCAAGGAAAAATATTGCAATGAAGATGGTGAGGATTGCTGCTTCGACATGCAAAAACATGAAGCCAAGTGACTTCGAAGAACAAAAGCGTGGAAATGCTACACAGCCGAAGAAGATAGAGAGCCTTAAATCT GATCATCAGGCCAAGTTTTCTGCACCAGAATCAGCAGTAGATATTAGTGCTAGAAAAACTAAAGTGATGCGAAGTTTGGGTCTCATTCCACCATCGGGATCGCCATTCCACAGAAACAGAATATTGGAAGTAGCACACTTGAAAACTTAA
- the LOC103969167 gene encoding uncharacterized protein LOC103969167 isoform X3, which produces MLLEVLQLVLAIVWKHLGIISCSKNSYRGILHGSKSITIHGGLVRITWLYVLDEMQFLKQDNITMKEAFQKSLDEDLSHTISSGYSKGRVSHFRGHTTSESPKGKMQKQIKTARNQKEIGSSNKQKEGSSKQKRKYDARDKAARNTKTKEDEGREQRINVKYGKEAIGGNSIRQGTPENHNIAEKEIIGAFGVNSTKRDCLRRSPRNADKKHEMEMYIIEWSRCQYTESCGSGKLNMMDKVNTGASNMKVLEQLCSEQSRQMDRVHIKEKLPGKASKEISGDEAAGTVIVKKYTLRKRKQKDAQLEVKKNFISEMSKDKGKKNHESGLQDYVDKGANRDLVPKRIRQNDFQELNHKNVAEQTMEMFSNEVAGNRAMEQGEARKNIAMKMVRIAASTCKNMKPSDFEEQKRGNATQPKKIESLKSDHQAKFSAPESAVDISARKTKVMRSLGLIPPSGSPFHRNRILEVAHLKT; this is translated from the exons AATCACTTGGTTGTATGTTCTGGATGAGATGCAGTTTCTCAAGCAAGATAATATTACCATGAAAGAAGCATTCCAAAAATCACTGGATGAG GACCTTTCTCATACAATATCAAGTGGCTATTCTAAGGGACGAGTTTCTCACTTTAGAG GACATACAACATCTGAATCACCTAAAGGCAAAATGCAAAAGCAAATCAAGACTGCAAGGAACCAGAAAGAA ATAGGTTCTTCGAATAAACAAAAAGAAGGAAGCTCAAAGCAAAAGAGAAAATATGATGCAAGAGATAAAGCTGCAAGGAATACAAAAACTAAAGAAGATGAAGGAAGAGAACAAAGGATAAATGTTAAGTATGGGAAAGAAGCTATAGGAGGCAATAGCATACGACAAGGTACACCTGAAAACCATAATATTGCAGAGAAAGAAATAATTGGGGCTTTTGGAGTCAATAGCACAAAAAGAGATTGTTTAAGGCGATCACCACGCAATGCCGATAAGAAGCATGAAATGGAAATGTATATAATAGAATGGTCCAGGTGCCAATATACAGAGTCTTGTGGATCAGGAAAGTTAAACATGATGGATAAAGTGAACACTGGAGCTTCTAACATGAAAGTTTTGGAGCAACTTTGCTCAGAGCAATCGAGACAAATGGATAGGGTACATATAAAAGAAAAGCTTCCAGGTAAAGCTTCAAAAGAAATTTCTGGGGATGAAGCTGCTGGAACTGTAATTGTCAAGAAATATACCCTAAGAAAACGAAAGCAAAAGGATGCCCAGCTAGAggttaaaaaaaattttattagtGAAATGTCAAAAGACAAAGGCAAAAAAAATCATGAGTCAGGACTCCAAGATTATGTAGACAAAGGAGCTAATAGGGATCTTGTACCTAAAAGAATTAGGCAAAATGATTTTCAAGAACTAAATCATAAAAATGTTGCAGAACAGACCATGGAAATGTTTAGCAATGAGGTAGCTGGAAACAGAGCCATGGAGCAGGGTGAAGCAAGGAAAAATATTGCAATGAAGATGGTGAGGATTGCTGCTTCGACATGCAAAAACATGAAGCCAAGTGACTTCGAAGAACAAAAGCGTGGAAATGCTACACAGCCGAAGAAGATAGAGAGCCTTAAATCT GATCATCAGGCCAAGTTTTCTGCACCAGAATCAGCAGTAGATATTAGTGCTAGAAAAACTAAAGTGATGCGAAGTTTGGGTCTCATTCCACCATCGGGATCGCCATTCCACAGAAACAGAATATTGGAAGTAGCACACTTGAAAACTTAA
- the LOC103969167 gene encoding uncharacterized protein LOC103969167 isoform X1, with translation MLLEVLQLVLAIVWKHLGIISCSKNSYRGILHGSKSITIHGGLVRITWLYVLDEMQFLKQDNITMKEAFQKSLDEDLSHTISSGYSKGRVSHFRGHTTSESPKGKMQKQIKTARNQKEVGSPSMRIGSSNKQKEGSSKQKRKYDARDKAARNTKTKEDEGREQRINVKYGKEAIGGNSIRQGTPENHNIAEKEIIGAFGVNSTKRDCLRRSPRNADKKHEMEMYIIEWSRCQYTESCGSGKLNMMDKVNTGASNMKVLEQLCSEQSRQMDRVHIKEKLPGKASKEISGDEAAGTVIVKKYTLRKRKQKDAQLEVKKNFISEMSKDKGKKNHESGLQDYVDKGANRDLVPKRIRQNDFQELNHKNVAEQTMEMFSNEVAGNRAMEQGEARKNIAMKMVRIAASTCKNMKPSDFEEQKRGNATQPKKIESLKSDHQAKFSAPESAVDISARKTKVMRSLGLIPPSGSPFHRNRILEVAHLKT, from the exons AATCACTTGGTTGTATGTTCTGGATGAGATGCAGTTTCTCAAGCAAGATAATATTACCATGAAAGAAGCATTCCAAAAATCACTGGATGAG GACCTTTCTCATACAATATCAAGTGGCTATTCTAAGGGACGAGTTTCTCACTTTAGAG GACATACAACATCTGAATCACCTAAAGGCAAAATGCAAAAGCAAATCAAGACTGCAAGGAACCAGAAAGAAGTTGGTTCTCCATCTATGAGA ATAGGTTCTTCGAATAAACAAAAAGAAGGAAGCTCAAAGCAAAAGAGAAAATATGATGCAAGAGATAAAGCTGCAAGGAATACAAAAACTAAAGAAGATGAAGGAAGAGAACAAAGGATAAATGTTAAGTATGGGAAAGAAGCTATAGGAGGCAATAGCATACGACAAGGTACACCTGAAAACCATAATATTGCAGAGAAAGAAATAATTGGGGCTTTTGGAGTCAATAGCACAAAAAGAGATTGTTTAAGGCGATCACCACGCAATGCCGATAAGAAGCATGAAATGGAAATGTATATAATAGAATGGTCCAGGTGCCAATATACAGAGTCTTGTGGATCAGGAAAGTTAAACATGATGGATAAAGTGAACACTGGAGCTTCTAACATGAAAGTTTTGGAGCAACTTTGCTCAGAGCAATCGAGACAAATGGATAGGGTACATATAAAAGAAAAGCTTCCAGGTAAAGCTTCAAAAGAAATTTCTGGGGATGAAGCTGCTGGAACTGTAATTGTCAAGAAATATACCCTAAGAAAACGAAAGCAAAAGGATGCCCAGCTAGAggttaaaaaaaattttattagtGAAATGTCAAAAGACAAAGGCAAAAAAAATCATGAGTCAGGACTCCAAGATTATGTAGACAAAGGAGCTAATAGGGATCTTGTACCTAAAAGAATTAGGCAAAATGATTTTCAAGAACTAAATCATAAAAATGTTGCAGAACAGACCATGGAAATGTTTAGCAATGAGGTAGCTGGAAACAGAGCCATGGAGCAGGGTGAAGCAAGGAAAAATATTGCAATGAAGATGGTGAGGATTGCTGCTTCGACATGCAAAAACATGAAGCCAAGTGACTTCGAAGAACAAAAGCGTGGAAATGCTACACAGCCGAAGAAGATAGAGAGCCTTAAATCT GATCATCAGGCCAAGTTTTCTGCACCAGAATCAGCAGTAGATATTAGTGCTAGAAAAACTAAAGTGATGCGAAGTTTGGGTCTCATTCCACCATCGGGATCGCCATTCCACAGAAACAGAATATTGGAAGTAGCACACTTGAAAACTTAA
- the LOC103969167 gene encoding uncharacterized protein LOC103969167 isoform X6: MDPLKCNIEFENFLKQDNITMKEAFQKSLDEDLSHTISSGYSKGRVSHFRGHTTSESPKGKMQKQIKTARNQKEVGSPSMRIGSSNKQKEGSSKQKRKYDARDKAARNTKTKEDEGREQRINVKYGKEAIGGNSIRQGTPENHNIAEKEIIGAFGVNSTKRDCLRRSPRNADKKHEMEMYIIEWSRCQYTESCGSGKLNMMDKVNTGASNMKVLEQLCSEQSRQMDRVHIKEKLPGKASKEISGDEAAGTVIVKKYTLRKRKQKDAQLEVKKNFISEMSKDKGKKNHESGLQDYVDKGANRDLVPKRIRQNDFQELNHKNVAEQTMEMFSNEVAGNRAMEQGEARKNIAMKMVRIAASTCKNMKPSDFEEQKRGNATQPKKIESLKSDHQAKFSAPESAVDISARKTKVMRSLGLIPPSGSPFHRNRILEVAHLKT, translated from the exons ATGGACCCTTTGAAGTGCAATATAGAGTTTGAGAAT TTTCTCAAGCAAGATAATATTACCATGAAAGAAGCATTCCAAAAATCACTGGATGAG GACCTTTCTCATACAATATCAAGTGGCTATTCTAAGGGACGAGTTTCTCACTTTAGAG GACATACAACATCTGAATCACCTAAAGGCAAAATGCAAAAGCAAATCAAGACTGCAAGGAACCAGAAAGAAGTTGGTTCTCCATCTATGAGA ATAGGTTCTTCGAATAAACAAAAAGAAGGAAGCTCAAAGCAAAAGAGAAAATATGATGCAAGAGATAAAGCTGCAAGGAATACAAAAACTAAAGAAGATGAAGGAAGAGAACAAAGGATAAATGTTAAGTATGGGAAAGAAGCTATAGGAGGCAATAGCATACGACAAGGTACACCTGAAAACCATAATATTGCAGAGAAAGAAATAATTGGGGCTTTTGGAGTCAATAGCACAAAAAGAGATTGTTTAAGGCGATCACCACGCAATGCCGATAAGAAGCATGAAATGGAAATGTATATAATAGAATGGTCCAGGTGCCAATATACAGAGTCTTGTGGATCAGGAAAGTTAAACATGATGGATAAAGTGAACACTGGAGCTTCTAACATGAAAGTTTTGGAGCAACTTTGCTCAGAGCAATCGAGACAAATGGATAGGGTACATATAAAAGAAAAGCTTCCAGGTAAAGCTTCAAAAGAAATTTCTGGGGATGAAGCTGCTGGAACTGTAATTGTCAAGAAATATACCCTAAGAAAACGAAAGCAAAAGGATGCCCAGCTAGAggttaaaaaaaattttattagtGAAATGTCAAAAGACAAAGGCAAAAAAAATCATGAGTCAGGACTCCAAGATTATGTAGACAAAGGAGCTAATAGGGATCTTGTACCTAAAAGAATTAGGCAAAATGATTTTCAAGAACTAAATCATAAAAATGTTGCAGAACAGACCATGGAAATGTTTAGCAATGAGGTAGCTGGAAACAGAGCCATGGAGCAGGGTGAAGCAAGGAAAAATATTGCAATGAAGATGGTGAGGATTGCTGCTTCGACATGCAAAAACATGAAGCCAAGTGACTTCGAAGAACAAAAGCGTGGAAATGCTACACAGCCGAAGAAGATAGAGAGCCTTAAATCT GATCATCAGGCCAAGTTTTCTGCACCAGAATCAGCAGTAGATATTAGTGCTAGAAAAACTAAAGTGATGCGAAGTTTGGGTCTCATTCCACCATCGGGATCGCCATTCCACAGAAACAGAATATTGGAAGTAGCACACTTGAAAACTTAA
- the LOC103969167 gene encoding uncharacterized protein LOC103969167 isoform X4: MKGHAFRSTATCVSNSLEASGNNQLFQKFIPGDIAWIKIHNNSWWPGQFLKQDNITMKEAFQKSLDEDLSHTISSGYSKGRVSHFRGHTTSESPKGKMQKQIKTARNQKEVGSPSMRIGSSNKQKEGSSKQKRKYDARDKAARNTKTKEDEGREQRINVKYGKEAIGGNSIRQGTPENHNIAEKEIIGAFGVNSTKRDCLRRSPRNADKKHEMEMYIIEWSRCQYTESCGSGKLNMMDKVNTGASNMKVLEQLCSEQSRQMDRVHIKEKLPGKASKEISGDEAAGTVIVKKYTLRKRKQKDAQLEVKKNFISEMSKDKGKKNHESGLQDYVDKGANRDLVPKRIRQNDFQELNHKNVAEQTMEMFSNEVAGNRAMEQGEARKNIAMKMVRIAASTCKNMKPSDFEEQKRGNATQPKKIESLKSDHQAKFSAPESAVDISARKTKVMRSLGLIPPSGSPFHRNRILEVAHLKT; this comes from the exons TTTCTCAAGCAAGATAATATTACCATGAAAGAAGCATTCCAAAAATCACTGGATGAG GACCTTTCTCATACAATATCAAGTGGCTATTCTAAGGGACGAGTTTCTCACTTTAGAG GACATACAACATCTGAATCACCTAAAGGCAAAATGCAAAAGCAAATCAAGACTGCAAGGAACCAGAAAGAAGTTGGTTCTCCATCTATGAGA ATAGGTTCTTCGAATAAACAAAAAGAAGGAAGCTCAAAGCAAAAGAGAAAATATGATGCAAGAGATAAAGCTGCAAGGAATACAAAAACTAAAGAAGATGAAGGAAGAGAACAAAGGATAAATGTTAAGTATGGGAAAGAAGCTATAGGAGGCAATAGCATACGACAAGGTACACCTGAAAACCATAATATTGCAGAGAAAGAAATAATTGGGGCTTTTGGAGTCAATAGCACAAAAAGAGATTGTTTAAGGCGATCACCACGCAATGCCGATAAGAAGCATGAAATGGAAATGTATATAATAGAATGGTCCAGGTGCCAATATACAGAGTCTTGTGGATCAGGAAAGTTAAACATGATGGATAAAGTGAACACTGGAGCTTCTAACATGAAAGTTTTGGAGCAACTTTGCTCAGAGCAATCGAGACAAATGGATAGGGTACATATAAAAGAAAAGCTTCCAGGTAAAGCTTCAAAAGAAATTTCTGGGGATGAAGCTGCTGGAACTGTAATTGTCAAGAAATATACCCTAAGAAAACGAAAGCAAAAGGATGCCCAGCTAGAggttaaaaaaaattttattagtGAAATGTCAAAAGACAAAGGCAAAAAAAATCATGAGTCAGGACTCCAAGATTATGTAGACAAAGGAGCTAATAGGGATCTTGTACCTAAAAGAATTAGGCAAAATGATTTTCAAGAACTAAATCATAAAAATGTTGCAGAACAGACCATGGAAATGTTTAGCAATGAGGTAGCTGGAAACAGAGCCATGGAGCAGGGTGAAGCAAGGAAAAATATTGCAATGAAGATGGTGAGGATTGCTGCTTCGACATGCAAAAACATGAAGCCAAGTGACTTCGAAGAACAAAAGCGTGGAAATGCTACACAGCCGAAGAAGATAGAGAGCCTTAAATCT GATCATCAGGCCAAGTTTTCTGCACCAGAATCAGCAGTAGATATTAGTGCTAGAAAAACTAAAGTGATGCGAAGTTTGGGTCTCATTCCACCATCGGGATCGCCATTCCACAGAAACAGAATATTGGAAGTAGCACACTTGAAAACTTAA
- the LOC103969167 gene encoding uncharacterized protein LOC103969167 isoform X7 — protein MVAWSGHTTSESPKGKMQKQIKTARNQKEVGSPSMRIGSSNKQKEGSSKQKRKYDARDKAARNTKTKEDEGREQRINVKYGKEAIGGNSIRQGTPENHNIAEKEIIGAFGVNSTKRDCLRRSPRNADKKHEMEMYIIEWSRCQYTESCGSGKLNMMDKVNTGASNMKVLEQLCSEQSRQMDRVHIKEKLPGKASKEISGDEAAGTVIVKKYTLRKRKQKDAQLEVKKNFISEMSKDKGKKNHESGLQDYVDKGANRDLVPKRIRQNDFQELNHKNVAEQTMEMFSNEVAGNRAMEQGEARKNIAMKMVRIAASTCKNMKPSDFEEQKRGNATQPKKIESLKSDHQAKFSAPESAVDISARKTKVMRSLGLIPPSGSPFHRNRILEVAHLKT, from the exons GACATACAACATCTGAATCACCTAAAGGCAAAATGCAAAAGCAAATCAAGACTGCAAGGAACCAGAAAGAAGTTGGTTCTCCATCTATGAGA ATAGGTTCTTCGAATAAACAAAAAGAAGGAAGCTCAAAGCAAAAGAGAAAATATGATGCAAGAGATAAAGCTGCAAGGAATACAAAAACTAAAGAAGATGAAGGAAGAGAACAAAGGATAAATGTTAAGTATGGGAAAGAAGCTATAGGAGGCAATAGCATACGACAAGGTACACCTGAAAACCATAATATTGCAGAGAAAGAAATAATTGGGGCTTTTGGAGTCAATAGCACAAAAAGAGATTGTTTAAGGCGATCACCACGCAATGCCGATAAGAAGCATGAAATGGAAATGTATATAATAGAATGGTCCAGGTGCCAATATACAGAGTCTTGTGGATCAGGAAAGTTAAACATGATGGATAAAGTGAACACTGGAGCTTCTAACATGAAAGTTTTGGAGCAACTTTGCTCAGAGCAATCGAGACAAATGGATAGGGTACATATAAAAGAAAAGCTTCCAGGTAAAGCTTCAAAAGAAATTTCTGGGGATGAAGCTGCTGGAACTGTAATTGTCAAGAAATATACCCTAAGAAAACGAAAGCAAAAGGATGCCCAGCTAGAggttaaaaaaaattttattagtGAAATGTCAAAAGACAAAGGCAAAAAAAATCATGAGTCAGGACTCCAAGATTATGTAGACAAAGGAGCTAATAGGGATCTTGTACCTAAAAGAATTAGGCAAAATGATTTTCAAGAACTAAATCATAAAAATGTTGCAGAACAGACCATGGAAATGTTTAGCAATGAGGTAGCTGGAAACAGAGCCATGGAGCAGGGTGAAGCAAGGAAAAATATTGCAATGAAGATGGTGAGGATTGCTGCTTCGACATGCAAAAACATGAAGCCAAGTGACTTCGAAGAACAAAAGCGTGGAAATGCTACACAGCCGAAGAAGATAGAGAGCCTTAAATCT GATCATCAGGCCAAGTTTTCTGCACCAGAATCAGCAGTAGATATTAGTGCTAGAAAAACTAAAGTGATGCGAAGTTTGGGTCTCATTCCACCATCGGGATCGCCATTCCACAGAAACAGAATATTGGAAGTAGCACACTTGAAAACTTAA
- the LOC103969167 gene encoding uncharacterized protein LOC103969167 isoform X2, whose protein sequence is MLLEVLQLVLAIVWKHLGIISCSKNSYRGILHGSKSITIHGGLVRITWLYVLDEMQFLKQDNITMKEAFQKSLDEDLSHTISSGYSKGRVSHFRGHTTSESPKGKMQKQIKTARNQKEVGSPSMRIGSSNKQKEGSSKQKRKYDARDKAARNTKTKEDEGREQRINVKYGKEAIGGNSIRQGTPENHNIAEKEIIGAFGVNSTKRDCLRRSPRNADKKHEMEMYIIEWSRCQYTESCGSGKLNMMDKVNTGASNMKVLEQLCSEQSRQMDRVHIKEKLPGKASKEISGDEAAGTVIVKKYTLRKRKQKDAQLEVKKNFISEMSKDKGKKNHESGLQDYVDKGANRDLVPKRIRQNDFQELNHKNVAEQTMEMFSNEVAGNRAMEQGEARKNIAMKMVRIAASTCKNMKPSDFEEQKRGNATQPKKIESLKSAKFSAPESAVDISARKTKVMRSLGLIPPSGSPFHRNRILEVAHLKT, encoded by the exons AATCACTTGGTTGTATGTTCTGGATGAGATGCAGTTTCTCAAGCAAGATAATATTACCATGAAAGAAGCATTCCAAAAATCACTGGATGAG GACCTTTCTCATACAATATCAAGTGGCTATTCTAAGGGACGAGTTTCTCACTTTAGAG GACATACAACATCTGAATCACCTAAAGGCAAAATGCAAAAGCAAATCAAGACTGCAAGGAACCAGAAAGAAGTTGGTTCTCCATCTATGAGA ATAGGTTCTTCGAATAAACAAAAAGAAGGAAGCTCAAAGCAAAAGAGAAAATATGATGCAAGAGATAAAGCTGCAAGGAATACAAAAACTAAAGAAGATGAAGGAAGAGAACAAAGGATAAATGTTAAGTATGGGAAAGAAGCTATAGGAGGCAATAGCATACGACAAGGTACACCTGAAAACCATAATATTGCAGAGAAAGAAATAATTGGGGCTTTTGGAGTCAATAGCACAAAAAGAGATTGTTTAAGGCGATCACCACGCAATGCCGATAAGAAGCATGAAATGGAAATGTATATAATAGAATGGTCCAGGTGCCAATATACAGAGTCTTGTGGATCAGGAAAGTTAAACATGATGGATAAAGTGAACACTGGAGCTTCTAACATGAAAGTTTTGGAGCAACTTTGCTCAGAGCAATCGAGACAAATGGATAGGGTACATATAAAAGAAAAGCTTCCAGGTAAAGCTTCAAAAGAAATTTCTGGGGATGAAGCTGCTGGAACTGTAATTGTCAAGAAATATACCCTAAGAAAACGAAAGCAAAAGGATGCCCAGCTAGAggttaaaaaaaattttattagtGAAATGTCAAAAGACAAAGGCAAAAAAAATCATGAGTCAGGACTCCAAGATTATGTAGACAAAGGAGCTAATAGGGATCTTGTACCTAAAAGAATTAGGCAAAATGATTTTCAAGAACTAAATCATAAAAATGTTGCAGAACAGACCATGGAAATGTTTAGCAATGAGGTAGCTGGAAACAGAGCCATGGAGCAGGGTGAAGCAAGGAAAAATATTGCAATGAAGATGGTGAGGATTGCTGCTTCGACATGCAAAAACATGAAGCCAAGTGACTTCGAAGAACAAAAGCGTGGAAATGCTACACAGCCGAAGAAGATAGAGAGCCTTAAATCT GCCAAGTTTTCTGCACCAGAATCAGCAGTAGATATTAGTGCTAGAAAAACTAAAGTGATGCGAAGTTTGGGTCTCATTCCACCATCGGGATCGCCATTCCACAGAAACAGAATATTGGAAGTAGCACACTTGAAAACTTAA
- the LOC103969165 gene encoding mitochondrial uncoupling protein 5: protein MGVKGFVEGGIASIVAGCSTHPLDLIKVRMQLQGEALSPAVSSLRPAVALQGASGLATIHHHQPSLPLPRRPGPIAVGAQILRAEGPAGLFSGVSATVLRQTLYSTTRMGLYDMLKKRWSASGDGGSLPLHRKIAAGLIAGGIGAAVGNPADVAMVRMQADGRLPPAERRNYRSVLDAIGRMARQEGVGSLWRGSSLTVNRAMIVTASQLATYDQAKEAILRQRGAGADGLGTHVAASFAAGLVAAVASNPVDVVKTRVMNMKVEKGAAPPYAGALDCALKTVKAEGPMALYKGFVPTVSRQGPFTVVLFVTLEQVRKMLKDF from the coding sequence ATGGGCGTGAAAGGGTTCGTGGAAGGAGGCATCGCCTCGATCGTGGCCGGCTGTTCCACCCACCCCCTCGACCTTATCAAGGTCCGCATGCAGCTCCAAGGCGAGGCCCTCAGCCCCGCAGTCTCCTCCCTCCGCCCAGCCGTCGCTCTCCAGGGTGCTTCTGGCTTGGCCACCATTCATCATCACCAGCCGTCCCTTCCCCTGCCGCGCCGCCCTGGACCGATTGCGGTGGGCGCACAGATCCTCCGCGCGGAGGGCCCTGCTGGGCTATTCTCTGGGGTCTCGGCTACTGTTCTCCGCCAGACACTCTACTCCACCACCCGCATGGGCCTTTACGACATGCTGAAGAAGCGCTGGTCCGCGTCCGGCGACGGTGGGTCCCTCCCGCTTCATCGCAAGATCGCCGCCGGCCTCATCGCCGGTGGTATCGGGGCGGCGGTCGGGAACCCCGCCGACGTGGCCATGGTCCGGATGCAAGCCGACGGGCGGCTTCCCCCCGCTGAGCGCCGGAACTACCGGAGCGTGCTCGACGCCATCGGGCGAATGGCCCGCCAGGAAGGGGTCGGGAGCCTGTGGCGTGGGTCGTCGCTGACGGTGAACCGGGCGATGATCGTCACGGCGTCGCAGCTGGCGACGTACGACCAGGCGAAGGAGGCGATCCTGCGGCAGCGCGGGGCGGGGGCAGACGGGCTGGGCACGCACGTGGCGGCGAGCTTCGCAGCGGGGCTGGTTGCGGCAGTGGCGTCGAACCCGGTGGACGTGGTGAAGACGCGTGTGATGAACATGAAGGTGGAGAAGGGGGCGGCGCCGCCGTACGCCGGGGCGCTGGACTGCGCTCTGAAGACGGTGAAGGCGGAGGGTCCTATGGCGCTGTACAAGGGCTTCGTGCCCACCGTGTCCCGCCAAGGCCCCTTCACCGTCGTCCTCTTCGTGACGCTCGAGCAGGTGCGCAAGATGCTCAAGGACTTCTAA